In one Fluviispira vulneris genomic region, the following are encoded:
- a CDS encoding DotU family type IV/VI secretion system protein, producing MIILNNYECPILFTQECIFKIQNLLSNIDAAIENKNNLAEKNEEQLLSFDDENITKISNDLIEYIGNKIDTLKKNKNFDNSVLKSLQYMLIAFIDEKFITKNWPGRIYWQNESLEKKVFQSRLAGDVFFENCKNIIANRDYKYRELSYCYYLCLSSGFRGKYHSYESQFEIDQIKTLLYQFYSENKIDIKYNIDGVIPQSSLLIKSNIDENTKQRKISYSFLLVNFILITIFLIGSCYIWFSNTGFIAKSINILTNF from the coding sequence ATGATCATATTAAACAACTATGAATGTCCTATTCTATTTACTCAGGAATGTATTTTTAAAATACAAAATCTTCTTAGTAACATAGATGCAGCAATAGAGAATAAAAACAATTTAGCTGAAAAAAATGAGGAACAATTATTAAGCTTTGATGATGAAAATATCACCAAAATATCTAATGATTTAATTGAATATATTGGAAACAAAATCGACACATTGAAAAAAAACAAGAACTTTGACAACTCAGTTCTCAAATCATTACAATATATGCTAATAGCGTTCATTGACGAAAAATTTATAACCAAAAACTGGCCTGGACGTATTTACTGGCAAAATGAATCATTAGAGAAAAAAGTCTTTCAAAGTCGCTTAGCTGGTGATGTTTTTTTTGAAAACTGCAAAAATATTATTGCAAATAGAGATTATAAATATAGAGAGCTCTCCTATTGCTATTATTTATGCCTCAGTTCTGGTTTTAGAGGAAAATATCACTCTTATGAATCTCAATTCGAAATCGATCAAATTAAGACTTTACTATATCAATTTTATAGTGAAAATAAAATTGATATAAAATACAATATTGACGGGGTTATTCCTCAATCATCATTACTAATAAAATCAAATATCGATGAAAATACAAAGCAAAGAAAAATATCATATTCTTTTCTTTTAGTTAATTTTATTCTCATAACTATTTTTTTGATTGGATCTTGTTACATCTGGTTTAGCAACACTGGTTTTATTGCTAAAAGCATAAATATTCTAACAAACTTTTAG